The following are encoded in a window of Haliotis asinina isolate JCU_RB_2024 chromosome 14, JCU_Hal_asi_v2, whole genome shotgun sequence genomic DNA:
- the LOC137261274 gene encoding vacuolar protein sorting-associated protein 18 homolog, whose amino-acid sequence MASILDQYEEESARQASGIRQSPAQSLQEPIGVGFIDARLETESPIFNKKKVNFKPPDTITHLDVCNNFLVMVMSSNIMLRLDLEHPDNPDEVEIPRAVDDKVHKIFLDPTGKHLIISMKCGDNYYLSRNSKKPKPIAKLKGHLIDSVGWNWQNANETTTSAILLGTSKGIIFETELTANEDSRFFQGSLDQYLRQMFNLGRDKPQPVTSLQFDRLPSTTMTEYRYYILATTPGRLYQFIGTVSTSAEPPMFMSLFQQYETGVETVQFLELPGDFGYSELHLFFPKFRQAATKFAWMTGPGIYYGDIDVTGAAGPNSVLSNAKLMPYPKEADEKTAPPISMLLTEFHVLILYPDRLKAVCVLNEQLIYDDVYVERFGRLLGCCKDPIRGQVWTYTTNSVFKYKIVKEARDVWQMYLDKGQFELAREYCKDNPSQLDKVLTKQAEYLFENRKYEASAAMYAETQNSFEEIALKFIRLPQKEALKTFVQKKMSALRQSDKTQMTMLVTWLIELYLNQLGELKEQGLDDSEDYMHIQEEFRKFLGQTRVKETASNNRGVVYDLIASHGDVEDMVFFAVLMKDYERVISHHIQHENYKGALDVLKKQSEVELYYKFSPLLMQYTPKETVDAWMTQHKYLDPKQLIPALVQYDHQKYREQGNEAIRYLEFCVHKLGNKDGPIHNYLLSLYAKLQSDQLMTYLHLQGEDVDDVSYDLKYALRLCSEYGHKRACVHVYSLMGLYEEAVDMALSVDVELAKTQADKPDEDDIELRKKLWLRIARHVVEEEKDIKRAMDFLHECDLLKIEDILPFFPDFVTIDHFKDAIITSLHEYNDHIKSLKDEMEEATQSAEEIRKEIQSFRNKYAFVKAEDKCSSCSYPLMVRAFYLFPCQHKFHMDCLIADVLPSLSGSKRSKVDQLQRKLAERDESVPYRKSTSAAQLGVNKDGDVKAELDDLVASECIYCGDFMIRCIDKPFIEDDEWKSAEVEWE is encoded by the exons ATGGCATCAATATTGGACCAGTATGAGGAAGAGTCAGCACGACAAGCTTCAGGAATCAGACAGTCACCTGCACAGAGTCTACAAGAACCG ATTGGTGTTGGTTTCATTGATGCCCGTCTGGAAACAGAATCACCTATTTTCAACAAGAAAAAGGTCAACTTTAA GCCGCCAGATACCATCACGCATCTGGATGTGTGCAATAACTTCCTAGTGATGGTGATGAGCTCCAACATCATGCTGCGTTTGGACCTGGAGCACCCTGACAACCCTGATG AGGTAGAGATCCCACGAGCTGTGGATGACAAGGTTCACAAGATCTTCCTGGACCCCACTGGGAAGCAcctgatcatcagcatgaagtGTGGTGACAACTACTACCTCTCAAGGAACTCCAAGAAACCCAAACCTATTGCCAAACTCAAG GGTCACCTGATCGACTCTGTGGGGTGGAACTGGCAGAACGCTAATGAGACAACCACCAGTGCTATACTACTCGGGACAAGTAAAG GCATTATATTTGAGACTGAGCTGACAGCCAATGAAGACAGTCGTTTCTTCCAAGGAAGTCTGGACCAGTACTTGAGACAA ATGTTCAACTTGGGTAGAGATAAGCCTCAGCCAGTGACGAGTCTACAATTTGACCGTCTGCCGTCAACAACGATGACAGAATATCGCTACTACATTCTTGCAACTACCCCAGG tCGTCTATACCAGTTTATCGGGACAGTCTCCACATCTGCCGAGCCTCCCATGTTTATGTCCCTCTTCCAGCAGTATGAAACAGGCGTGG aaacagTGCAGTTTCTTGAGTTGCCAGGCGACTTTGGTTACAGTGAGCTCCACCTGTTCTTTCCCAAGTTCCGCCAGGCTGCTACTAAGTTTGCCTGGATGACAG GGCCTGGTATTTACTATGGAGATATCGATGTCACAGGAGCAGCAGGACCTAACTCAGTATTGTCCAACGCTAAACTCATGCC CTACCCGAAGGAGGCGGATGAGAAAACAGCACCCCCTATATCAATGCTGCTCACAGAATTCCATGTACTCATCCTATACCCAGACAG GTTAAAAGCTGTGTGTGTGCTGAACGAGCAGCTTATATACGATGATGTGTATGTAGAG AGGTTTGGTAGACTACTGGGGTGCTGTAAAGATCCGATCCGTGGTCAGGTGTGGACCTACACAACCAACAGTGTATTTAAGTACAAGATTGTGAAGGAGGCACGTGACGTGTGGCAGATGTACCTGGACAAGGGGCAGTTTGAACTGGCCAGAGAATACTGCAAG GATAATCCATCACAACTGGACAAGGTGTTAACCAAGCAAGCTGAATATCTGTTTGAAAACAGAAA ATACGAAGCCAGTGCTGCCATGTATGCAGAAACACAGAATTCATTTGAAGAGATTGCCCTCAAGTTTATCCGGCTTCCACAAAAAGAAGCCCTTAAAACCTTTGTACAGAAAAAAATGTCAGCATTGCGACAAAGT GACAAGACGCAGATGACAATGCTGGTGACGTGGCTGATTGAACTGTACCTCAACCAGCTTGGGGAACTAAAGGAGCAAGGTTTGGATGACTCTGAGGACTACATGCACATTCAGGAAGAGTTCCGAAAGTTCCTTGGTCAGACCAGGGTCAAG GAGACAGCGTCCAACAACCGTGGGGTTGTGTACGACCTGATAGCCAGTCATGGTGATGTGGAGGACATGGTCTTCTTTGCTGTATTGATGAAAG ATTATGAGAGAGTCATCAGCCATCACATCCAGCATGAGAACTACAAAGGTGCTCTGGACGTGTTGAAGAAACAG AGCGAGGTTGAGCTGTACTACAAGTTCTCTCCCCTGCTGATGCAGTACACGCCAAAGGAAACTGTGGATGCCTGGATGACCCAGCACAAGTACCTTGACCCCAAACAGCTTATCCCTGCCCTGGTGCAGTATGATCATCAGAAGTACAGGGAGCAG GGCAATGAAGCTATCCGGTATCTGGAGTTCTGTGTGCACAAGCTGGGCAACAAGGATGGTCCAATACACAACTATCTCCTGTCCCTGTATGCCAAGCTGCAGTCAGATCAACTCATGACCTACCTCCACTTGCAAGGGGAG GATGTAGATGATGTGAGTTACGACCTGAAGTATGCGCTGCGGCTTTGTTCCGAGTATGGACACAAGAgggcgtgtgtgcatgtgtactcACTCATGGGTTTGTATGAGGAGGCAGTGGACATGGCTCTTTCT GTTGACGTTGAACTGGCTAAGACCCAGGCAGACAAACCCGACGAGGATGACATAGAACTGAGGAAGAAGCTCTGGTTGAGGATAG CTCGACATGTTGTGGAGGAGGAGAAGGACATCAAGCGTGCTATGGATTTCCTACATGAATGTGACCTCCTTAAGATTGAGGACATCTTGCCATTCTTCCCAGACTTTGTCACCATTGATCATTTCAAG GATGCAATCATCACATCACTGCATGAGTACAATGACCACATCAAGTCACTGAAGGACGAGATGGAGGAGGCCACACAGAGTGCTGAGGAGATCAGGAAGGAGATCCAGAGCTTCAGAAACAA ATATGCCTTTGTGAAAGCAGAAGACAAGTGTTCTTCCTGCAGCTACCCTTTGATGGTGAGGGCGTTCTATCTGTTCCCATGCCAACACAAGTTCCACATGGACTGTCTGATCGCAGATGTGCTGCCCAGTCTGTCCGGGTCTAAGAGGTCCAAGGTGGACCAGTTACAGAGGAAGCTAGCAGAGAGGGATGAGTCTGTTCCATACAGGAAGTCCACATCAGCAGCACAGCTTGGGGTCAATAAGGATGGCGACGTGAAG GCGGAGCTGGATGACCTCGTGGCATCAGAGTGCATATACTGCGGAGACTTCATGATCAG ATGTATTGACAAGCCCTTTATTGAAGATGATGAGTGGAAGTCAGCTGAAGTGGAATGGGAgtaa